Proteins encoded together in one Neobacillus sp. FSL H8-0543 window:
- a CDS encoding isocitrate lyase/PEP mutase family protein has translation MTSKATVLRRMIAEKEFIYTAGAYDSLSAILIENAGFDAVFTTGFGVSASSLGLPDAELYTATENLQVVQNIVNAVNVPVIADADTGYGNAINVMRTVRSFEKAGVAGITLEDQVVPKRCPLGINSKPELISLEEGVAKIRAAVDARTNVDFVIIARTDAEGEEAVRRAKAYIEAGADFIQPLSYVNGDENGLVRFGQSIAVPLSVQMTVFAQKGLPEEMLRAMNSKFIHFPLVPLLLTSAAIQKGLVELLEFKNTGAMTTEMMPLSEFKEVIKFKEIESLQEKYLTALQK, from the coding sequence TTGACTAGTAAAGCAACTGTTTTAAGAAGAATGATTGCAGAAAAGGAATTCATATATACTGCAGGGGCTTATGATTCATTAAGTGCAATCCTGATTGAAAATGCTGGCTTTGATGCGGTTTTTACAACAGGATTTGGTGTTTCCGCCAGTTCGCTTGGTTTACCAGATGCGGAGCTTTATACGGCAACGGAAAATTTACAAGTGGTTCAAAACATAGTGAATGCCGTAAATGTACCCGTTATTGCCGATGCGGATACCGGCTATGGAAATGCGATTAATGTCATGAGAACGGTAAGATCCTTTGAAAAAGCAGGAGTTGCAGGAATCACTCTTGAAGACCAAGTAGTACCAAAGAGATGTCCACTTGGTATTAACTCGAAACCGGAACTCATTTCGTTAGAAGAGGGAGTAGCGAAGATTCGAGCGGCAGTCGATGCGAGAACCAATGTTGATTTTGTGATTATTGCTAGAACGGATGCAGAAGGAGAAGAAGCAGTAAGACGAGCCAAAGCTTACATTGAAGCCGGTGCTGACTTTATTCAACCGTTATCCTATGTGAACGGGGATGAAAATGGTCTAGTAAGGTTTGGCCAAAGCATTGCGGTCCCACTTTCGGTCCAAATGACGGTTTTTGCACAAAAGGGCTTGCCAGAAGAAATGCTTCGAGCGATGAATAGTAAATTTATTCACTTCCCACTCGTGCCATTGTTACTTACTAGTGCGGCCATTCAAAAGGGATTAGTGGAATTGTTGGAGTTCAAAAACACTGGTGCCATGACAACGGAAATGATGCCACTAAGTGAATTCAAGGAAGTTATTAAATTTAAAGAGATTGAAAGTTTGCAAGAGAAGTATCTTACGGCTTTACAAAAATAA
- a CDS encoding aconitase family protein, with amino-acid sequence MTLTEKILARAAGKDSVQSGEELMVSPDYVLAYDFPGYTDRIEKQMKEEFGITQVKNPEKFVLFIDHMTPTITAKEEAFHEQTRRFAKEQGITLYERKGIGHQMARELGYATPGSFLFHYDGHVSALGSLGALAIGNRRYLFEAYFSEKVMVQVPGTVKVTLTGIPKRGVTARDIYNYIQSKIGPDGCLSNVLEIDGSAIPHLSIDARAIICGLAMFVGAVSAIIVPDAKVEEYLKDRALNDFEMIKPDADAHYEDEYVIDITDLEPLVVLPPSPANIAPLSTVVGTKIDQGYIGSCVGGTIDDMRVAAEILKGRKVAPSFKLNIIPSSNELMLQASEEGLLSIFLEAGAFISAPSCDFCFGRSGTISAGQKALSTATLNVPGRMGSTEADIFLVSSATVAASAIDGVITDPRKYMDENYLIGTKG; translated from the coding sequence ATGACGTTAACTGAGAAAATATTAGCACGTGCAGCAGGGAAAGATTCTGTTCAGTCAGGGGAAGAATTAATGGTTTCTCCAGATTATGTATTAGCGTATGACTTTCCTGGATATACCGATCGAATTGAAAAACAAATGAAAGAAGAGTTTGGGATCACCCAGGTGAAAAATCCTGAAAAGTTTGTCCTATTTATTGACCACATGACGCCGACGATTACGGCAAAGGAAGAAGCTTTTCATGAGCAAACCCGTCGTTTTGCTAAAGAGCAGGGAATTACGCTTTATGAACGAAAGGGAATCGGTCATCAAATGGCTCGTGAGCTTGGATATGCCACACCGGGGTCGTTTTTATTCCATTATGACGGACATGTAAGCGCTTTAGGTTCGCTAGGGGCTTTAGCCATTGGCAATCGCCGCTATTTATTTGAAGCTTATTTTTCAGAGAAAGTAATGGTGCAAGTGCCTGGAACGGTCAAAGTGACGTTGACGGGAATCCCGAAAAGGGGGGTAACTGCCCGGGATATTTATAATTATATTCAGTCGAAAATTGGTCCCGATGGCTGCTTATCCAATGTATTGGAAATAGACGGTTCAGCGATCCCTCATTTAAGTATTGATGCGCGGGCGATAATTTGTGGTCTTGCCATGTTTGTTGGAGCTGTCAGTGCGATCATCGTGCCAGATGCAAAAGTCGAAGAGTATCTAAAAGATCGCGCATTGAATGATTTTGAAATGATCAAGCCCGATGCAGATGCCCATTATGAGGATGAATATGTAATTGATATTACTGATCTTGAACCCTTAGTGGTGCTTCCGCCGTCACCTGCCAATATCGCTCCACTAAGTACGGTTGTGGGAACAAAGATTGATCAGGGCTATATTGGTTCTTGTGTTGGAGGAACGATTGATGACATGCGGGTGGCTGCTGAAATTTTAAAAGGAAGAAAGGTAGCTCCGAGTTTTAAATTAAATATCATTCCTTCGTCGAATGAGTTAATGCTTCAGGCTTCAGAAGAGGGCTTGCTCTCGATTTTTCTTGAAGCTGGGGCGTTTATCTCGGCACCAAGTTGTGATTTTTGCTTTGGTCGAAGTGGGACGATTTCCGCTGGGCAAAAGGCATTATCCACCGCTACGCTAAATGTTCCAGGACGAATGGGGAGTACAGAGGCAGATATTTTCCTCGTTAGTTCGGCAACAGTGGCCGCATCAGCAATTGATGGGGTGATCACGGACCCAAGAAAGTATATGGATGAAAATTACTTAATTGGAACGAAGGGGTGA
- a CDS encoding 3-isopropylmalate dehydratase codes for MEDILKGRVIWIFDEAHFDIDRVIGIENIKETNMDNLVKVCMKPYEEDFVEKIQKGDWIVGGRNFGYGHPHKPPMLVLRHLGIAGIIAESFSPGFYRGQVADGVPLINCEGILAKVKRFDQLTVNWKESTIVNESTNEKFYYNPLPKSDKNIIDLGGHIEYLKQRFASEQKVEK; via the coding sequence GTGGAAGACATTCTAAAGGGCCGAGTCATTTGGATTTTTGATGAAGCTCATTTTGATATCGATCGTGTCATTGGAATTGAGAATATAAAAGAAACCAACATGGATAATCTTGTGAAAGTTTGTATGAAGCCGTATGAAGAGGACTTTGTCGAGAAGATTCAAAAGGGTGATTGGATTGTGGGTGGCAGGAACTTTGGCTATGGACATCCTCACAAACCCCCGATGCTCGTCCTGCGCCATCTTGGTATTGCAGGTATTATCGCCGAATCCTTTTCACCTGGTTTCTACCGTGGTCAAGTAGCGGATGGTGTCCCGCTGATCAATTGTGAAGGGATACTGGCAAAGGTAAAACGCTTTGATCAGCTTACAGTCAATTGGAAGGAATCGACGATTGTCAACGAATCGACCAATGAAAAATTTTACTATAACCCGCTTCCCAAGTCGGACAAGAATATTATTGATCTTGGTGGACATATTGAATACTTAAAGCAACGGTTTGCGAGTGAACAAAAAGTAGAAAAATAG
- a CDS encoding TetR/AcrR family transcriptional regulator, whose translation METLSQRQINAMQTKEKIYQTALQLFIEHGFNNVSINDITQHVGTAKGTFYTHFKSKDQIVVRHYIKIDDHYGVTYQNLQSEESNYEKILLILKEGFNYTEKIGKELLRVVLINQISGNEDVPFVMSSKRKIYRILLELVEKGQQNGEFTTTQDPNKLVVSILQHYSGAFMRWCLLEEEKSLTEIGIESMSLLIDSFR comes from the coding sequence TTGGAAACACTGAGCCAACGCCAGATTAATGCCATGCAGACAAAGGAAAAGATTTATCAAACGGCCCTACAATTATTTATTGAACATGGGTTTAATAATGTATCGATCAATGATATTACTCAACATGTCGGCACGGCAAAAGGTACATTTTACACACATTTTAAATCAAAGGATCAAATAGTTGTTAGGCATTATATTAAGATCGATGACCATTATGGAGTCACCTATCAAAACCTACAAAGTGAAGAATCCAACTATGAAAAAATCTTGTTGATTTTAAAAGAAGGATTCAACTATACGGAAAAAATTGGGAAGGAATTACTCCGAGTAGTCCTTATTAATCAAATTAGTGGGAACGAGGATGTACCCTTTGTAATGAGCAGTAAGCGGAAAATTTATCGTATCTTACTAGAGTTAGTAGAAAAAGGGCAACAAAACGGAGAATTCACCACCACCCAAGACCCTAATAAACTAGTAGTATCAATCCTACAACACTACAGCGGAGCCTTCATGCGATGGTGTCTACTAGAAGAAGAAAAATCCCTAACCGAAATTGGAATAGAATCGATGAGTCTCCTTATAGATAGCTTTCGGTAG
- the dctP gene encoding TRAP transporter substrate-binding protein DctP, with product MNKKLMVSFLVLCFLVIMTACGGTANTGGSTSDEGDKKPAADSDKKKIVLKFASHEAPEAFFSETVTMPFMERVEELTDGQVEFEFYPSQQLGNVSDYLDLTSQGVTDIAFFIPSYTSDRMPYSSSVAGFPGLFSSSNEGTKAFHELIQQGTVLETDYLKNDVRPLLGYVTNPFDLFSTKKLASAPGDLKGQQVRSSGAFMSGLIEKFGGTPVTIATPELYEGMEKGIVDQVGQYSTTLESFGLGELIKFGTQGVSFGAGSCGFIINEGVWQSLPEDVQKAFQQAATEIADSGSQADDDQNVKIIKEWSKTMEIKTLSDSEKKAWTKTYDEFNAEWVKEQEKNGSKIGEVLDQFKELIAKQ from the coding sequence ATGAATAAGAAATTAATGGTTTCCTTTCTGGTTCTTTGTTTCCTTGTTATTATGACAGCCTGTGGTGGAACGGCTAATACTGGCGGGTCTACATCTGATGAGGGCGATAAAAAGCCAGCAGCGGATTCTGATAAGAAAAAAATTGTCTTAAAGTTCGCCTCACATGAAGCCCCTGAAGCCTTCTTCTCTGAAACTGTTACCATGCCGTTTATGGAAAGAGTGGAAGAATTAACAGATGGACAAGTGGAATTTGAATTCTATCCTTCTCAGCAATTAGGGAATGTCAGCGATTATTTAGACCTGACCTCTCAAGGTGTAACGGATATTGCGTTCTTTATCCCATCGTACACATCTGATAGAATGCCATACAGTAGCTCAGTTGCTGGTTTCCCAGGATTATTCTCGTCTAGTAATGAAGGGACAAAAGCATTTCATGAATTAATTCAGCAAGGCACGGTTCTAGAAACGGATTATTTGAAAAATGATGTTCGCCCGTTACTTGGTTATGTAACCAATCCGTTTGATTTATTCAGTACAAAGAAATTAGCCTCTGCGCCAGGTGACTTAAAAGGTCAGCAGGTGAGAAGTTCTGGAGCATTTATGAGTGGATTAATTGAAAAGTTTGGTGGAACACCTGTTACGATTGCAACTCCTGAATTATATGAAGGAATGGAAAAGGGAATTGTTGACCAAGTCGGTCAATATTCTACTACTCTTGAATCTTTTGGCTTAGGAGAACTAATTAAATTTGGTACGCAGGGTGTTAGTTTTGGAGCAGGAAGCTGCGGATTCATTATTAATGAAGGTGTTTGGCAGTCACTTCCTGAAGATGTCCAAAAGGCATTCCAACAAGCAGCAACAGAAATTGCCGATAGCGGAAGTCAAGCAGATGATGACCAAAATGTGAAGATCATTAAAGAGTGGTCGAAGACAATGGAAATTAAAACACTTTCTGATTCTGAAAAGAAAGCATGGACAAAGACTTACGATGAATTTAATGCAGAATGGGTTAAAGAGCAAGAAAAGAATGGATCAAAGATTGGTGAAGTATTGGATCAATTCAAAGAATTAATAGCGAAACAGTAA
- a CDS encoding ABC transporter ATP-binding protein, translated as MKVVEIQNLCFTYSRKGTPIIDDFSFSLNTGEIVGVLGQSGSGKSTLLRLISGLEMPTKGTITIAGKPVVGKHIFVQPEDRGVGMVFQDYALFPHMTVKENILFGLSRMARKGWKQRVQEMLELVHMEEFGDRYPHELSGGQQQRVALARALAPKPKILLMDEPFSNLDADLKESIREELLSILKKANITCMIVTHDRKDVEAICDHSITMCPLIVEHGGSGQKFQTFP; from the coding sequence ATGAAAGTAGTTGAAATCCAAAATCTTTGTTTTACCTATTCTCGAAAGGGAACGCCAATTATTGATGATTTTTCTTTTTCTTTGAATACTGGAGAGATTGTCGGTGTATTAGGGCAGAGCGGCAGCGGCAAAAGTACATTGCTTCGCTTAATTTCTGGTTTAGAAATGCCTACGAAGGGGACAATTACGATTGCGGGTAAACCGGTTGTAGGCAAGCACATTTTTGTTCAGCCGGAAGATAGAGGTGTCGGCATGGTGTTTCAAGATTATGCGTTGTTTCCTCATATGACTGTGAAAGAGAATATTTTATTTGGCTTATCCCGAATGGCGAGGAAGGGTTGGAAGCAGCGGGTACAAGAGATGCTAGAGCTTGTTCATATGGAAGAGTTTGGTGACCGGTATCCACACGAGCTGAGCGGTGGGCAGCAGCAAAGGGTAGCTCTTGCAAGGGCGCTCGCACCAAAGCCCAAAATTTTATTAATGGATGAGCCCTTCAGTAACCTAGATGCCGATCTAAAAGAGTCTATCCGGGAAGAATTGCTATCCATTTTGAAGAAAGCAAATATAACCTGTATGATCGTGACACATGACCGAAAAGATGTGGAGGCCATTTGCGATCACAGCATCACAATGTGTCCGCTCATTGTCGAGCATGGCGGATCTGGGCAGAAGTTTCAGACATTTCCATAA